One window from the genome of Helicobacter pylori encodes:
- a CDS encoding helix-turn-helix domain-containing protein: MESRINRLSAKIDALLEQQKKVISLLETYLSVYSTPQEASNKLFKGVSQGMELAPEIAQEDEEKRLYVLQYLSHVDITKNKQDSQLKKDCLEFIQRFNIPKPIIITALYNLKGIKPTKKEVAKQLQKLYVWEKRYQQGGIDALKDRRGRPLKKP, translated from the coding sequence ATGGAAAGTAGAATAAATCGTTTGAGCGCCAAAATAGACGCACTATTGGAACAGCAAAAAAAAGTGATTTCGTTGTTAGAAACTTATTTGAGCGTTTATTCCACACCACAAGAGGCTTCAAATAAGCTTTTTAAAGGCGTTAGTCAAGGGATGGAGTTAGCCCCAGAAATCGCACAAGAAGATGAAGAAAAACGCCTTTATGTGTTGCAATATTTAAGCCATGTGGATATTACCAAAAACAAGCAAGACTCCCAGCTCAAAAAAGATTGTTTGGAATTTATCCAAAGGTTTAATATCCCAAAACCCATTATTATTACCGCTCTTTATAACCTTAAAGGCATTAAGCCCACGAAAAAAGAAGTAGCGAAACAATTGCAAAAACTCTATGTGTGGGAGAAGCGTTACCAACAAGGGGGGATAGACGCTTTAAAAGACAGGCGTGGGAGACCCCTTAAAAAGCCTTAA
- the mnmG gene encoding tRNA uridine-5-carboxymethylaminomethyl(34) synthesis enzyme MnmG, with protein MVKESDILVVGGGHAGIEASLIAAKMGARVHLITMLIDTIGLASCNPAIGGLGKGHLTKEVDVLGGAMGIITDHSGLQYRVLNASKGPAVRGTRAQIDMDTYRIFARNLVLNTPNLSVSQEMTENLILENDEVVGVTTNINNTYKAKKVIITTGTFLKGVVHIGTHQNQNGRFGENASNSLALNLRELGFKAERLKTGTCPRVAGNSIDFEGLEEHFGDTNPPYFSYKTKDFNPTQLSCFITYTNPITHQIIRDNFHRAPLFSGQIEGIGPRYCPSIEDKINRFSEKERHQLFLEPQTIHKSEYYINGLSTSLPLDVQEKVIHSIKGLENALITRYGYAIEYDFIQPTELTHTLETKKIKGLYLAGQINGTTGYEEAAAQGLMAGINAVLALKNQDPFILKRNEAYIGVLIDDLVTKGTNEPYRMFTSRAEYRLLLREDNTLFRLGEHAYRLGLMEEDFYKGLKKDQQEIQDNLKRLKECVLTPSKEVLKRLNELDENPINDKVDGVSLLARDSFNLKKMRSFFSFLTPLNERVLEQIKIECKYNIYIEKQHENIAKMDSMLKVSIPKGFVFKGIPGLSLEAVEKLEKFRPKSLFEASEISGITPANLDVLHLYIHLRKNS; from the coding sequence GTGGTAAAAGAAAGTGATATTTTAGTGGTTGGTGGGGGGCATGCAGGCATTGAAGCGAGCTTGATTGCGGCTAAAATGGGGGCTAGAGTGCATTTAATCACCATGCTCATAGACACGATCGGTTTAGCGAGCTGTAATCCGGCCATTGGGGGCTTGGGTAAAGGGCATTTGACTAAAGAAGTGGATGTGTTAGGGGGGGCTATGGGGATTATTACGGATCATAGCGGTTTGCAATATCGTGTGCTAAACGCTTCTAAAGGGCCGGCGGTTAGGGGGACTAGAGCGCAAATTGATATGGATACTTACCGCATTTTTGCAAGAAATCTCGTTTTAAACACCCCTAATTTGAGCGTCTCTCAAGAAATGACCGAAAATTTAATCCTTGAAAACGATGAGGTGGTGGGCGTAACCACGAATATTAATAACACTTATAAGGCTAAAAAAGTGATCATCACCACAGGCACTTTTTTAAAAGGGGTGGTGCATATTGGCACGCACCAAAACCAAAACGGGCGCTTTGGGGAAAACGCTTCTAATTCTTTAGCCTTGAATTTAAGGGAGCTTGGCTTTAAGGCAGAAAGGTTAAAAACCGGCACTTGCCCAAGAGTGGCAGGCAATAGCATTGATTTTGAAGGCTTAGAAGAGCATTTTGGGGACACAAACCCTCCCTATTTTAGCTATAAAACCAAAGATTTTAACCCCACCCAACTCTCATGTTTTATCACTTACACTAACCCCATTACCCACCAAATCATTAGGGATAATTTCCACCGAGCCCCCCTATTTAGCGGTCAAATTGAAGGCATAGGCCCAAGGTATTGCCCTAGCATTGAAGATAAAATCAACCGCTTCAGCGAAAAAGAACGCCACCAGCTGTTTTTAGAGCCTCAAACCATCCACAAAAGCGAATATTATATCAACGGCTTAAGCACCTCTTTACCCCTAGATGTGCAAGAAAAGGTCATTCACTCTATCAAAGGCTTAGAAAACGCCCTCATCACGCGCTACGGCTATGCAATAGAGTATGATTTTATCCAGCCCACGGAATTGACCCACACTTTAGAAACCAAAAAAATCAAGGGGCTTTATTTGGCCGGGCAAATCAATGGGACTACCGGCTATGAAGAAGCGGCGGCTCAAGGGCTTATGGCTGGGATTAATGCGGTATTAGCCTTAAAGAATCAAGACCCCTTTATTTTAAAGCGCAATGAAGCTTATATCGGTGTTTTGATTGATGATTTGGTCACTAAAGGCACGAATGAGCCTTACAGAATGTTTACCAGTCGAGCCGAATACCGCTTGCTTTTAAGAGAGGACAACACGCTTTTTAGATTAGGCGAACATGCCTATCGTTTAGGGCTTATGGAAGAGGATTTTTATAAGGGATTGAAAAAAGACCAACAAGAAATACAAGACAATCTCAAACGCCTTAAAGAATGCGTCCTTACCCCTAGCAAAGAAGTGTTAAAACGCTTGAATGAATTAGATGAAAACCCTATCAATGACAAGGTTGATGGCGTTAGTTTGTTGGCGCGCGATAGTTTTAATCTAAAAAAAATGCGCTCCTTTTTCAGCTTTTTAACGCCTTTGAATGAGCGGGTTTTAGAGCAGATTAAAATTGAATGCAAGTATAATATTTATATTGAAAAGCAACACGAAAATATCGCTAAAATGGATAGCATGCTCAAAGTTTCTATCCCTAAAGGTTTTGTGTTTAAAGGCATTCCAGGCTTAAGCTTAGAAGCGGTAGAAAAGTTAGAAAAATTCCGCCCCAAAAGCCTTTTTGAAGCCTCAGAAATCAGCGGGATCACCCCGGCGAATTTAGATGTTTTGCATTTATACATCCATTTGCGAAAAAATTCTTAA
- a CDS encoding YbhB/YbcL family Raf kinase inhibitor-like protein encodes MFQSKMCFYDHATIKENDFKEKGLKMKTFEVMIQTDSEGYLDAKFGGNAPRGFLNPNGLPTYSPKISWQKVEGAKSYALELIDHDAQKVCGMPFVHWVVGNISYNVLEENASMMDKRIVQGVNSLTQGFIRSSLNESEKQRSNLNNSVYIGPMPPNGDHHYLIQVYALDIPKLELKAPFFLGDLHDKMRNHIIAIGRKEFLYKQFVRR; translated from the coding sequence ATGTTCCAAAGTAAGATGTGTTTTTATGATCATGCTACAATAAAGGAAAATGATTTCAAAGAAAAAGGGCTTAAAATGAAAACTTTTGAAGTGATGATTCAAACCGATTCAGAAGGGTATTTGGACGCTAAATTTGGCGGCAACGCCCCTAGAGGGTTTCTTAACCCAAACGGATTACCCACTTATTCGCCTAAAATCTCATGGCAAAAAGTGGAAGGCGCTAAAAGCTACGCTTTAGAATTAATAGATCATGACGCGCAAAAAGTGTGCGGCATGCCGTTTGTCCATTGGGTCGTGGGCAATATTTCTTACAATGTATTAGAAGAAAACGCTTCCATGATGGATAAAAGGATTGTTCAAGGGGTCAATTCGCTCACTCAAGGCTTTATCCGTTCTTCTCTTAATGAAAGCGAAAAACAACGCTCCAACCTCAATAACAGCGTCTATATCGGCCCCATGCCTCCTAATGGCGATCACCATTACTTGATTCAAGTGTATGCCCTAGACATCCCTAAACTGGAATTAAAAGCCCCTTTTTTCTTAGGCGATTTGCATGACAAAATGCGCAACCATATCATCGCCATAGGGAGAAAGGAATTTTTATACAAGCAGTTTGTAAGGAGATAG
- the dxr gene encoding 1-deoxy-D-xylulose-5-phosphate reductoisomerase, whose amino-acid sequence MVVLGSTGSIGKNALKIAKKFGVEIEALSCGKNIALINEQIKIFKPKKVAILDPSDLNDLEPLGAEVFVGLDGIDAMIEECTSNLVLNAIVGVAGLKASFKSLQRNKKLALANKESLVSAGHLLDISQITPVDSEHFGLWALLQNKTLKPKSLIISASGGAFRDTPLELIAIQNAQNALKHPNWSMGSKITIDSASMVNKLFEILETYWLFGASLKIDALIERSSIVHALVEFEDNSIIAHLASADMQLPISYAIDPKLASLSASIKPLDLYALSAIKFEPISMERYTLWRYKDLLLENPKLGVVLNASNEVAMEKFLNQEIAFGGLIKTISQALESYAKMPFKLSNLDEVLELDKEVRDRFKNYR is encoded by the coding sequence ATGGTTGTTTTAGGAAGCACCGGCTCTATTGGGAAAAACGCCCTAAAAATCGCAAAAAAATTTGGCGTAGAAATAGAAGCCTTAAGCTGTGGGAAAAATATCGCTTTAATCAATGAGCAAATCAAAATTTTCAAACCCAAGAAAGTAGCGATCTTAGATCCTAGCGATTTGAATGATTTAGAGCCTTTGGGTGCGGAAGTGTTTGTAGGGCTAGACGGCATTGATGCGATGATAGAAGAGTGCACCTCAAATTTAGTCCTTAACGCCATTGTGGGCGTGGCAGGATTGAAAGCGAGCTTTAAAAGCTTACAAAGGAATAAAAAACTAGCCCTAGCGAATAAAGAGAGCTTAGTGAGCGCGGGGCATTTATTAGACATTTCACAAATCACGCCCGTTGATAGCGAGCATTTTGGTTTGTGGGCGTTGTTGCAAAACAAGACTTTAAAGCCTAAATCTTTAATCATTAGCGCGAGTGGGGGGGCTTTTAGGGACACGCCTTTAGAACTTATCGCTATTCAAAACGCGCAAAACGCGCTCAAGCACCCTAATTGGAGCATGGGATCTAAAATCACCATTGATTCAGCGAGCATGGTCAATAAGCTTTTTGAAATCCTAGAAACCTATTGGCTTTTTGGCGCGTCTTTAAAGATTGATGCGCTGATTGAAAGGAGTTCTATCGTGCATGCTTTGGTGGAGTTTGAAGATAACTCTATCATCGCGCATTTGGCGAGTGCGGACATGCAATTACCCATAAGCTATGCGATCGATCCGAAGTTAGCTTCTTTGAGCGCGTCTATCAAACCCCTAGATTTATACGCTTTAAGCGCGATTAAATTTGAACCCATTAGCATGGAGCGCTACACTTTGTGGCGTTATAAAGACTTGTTGTTGGAAAACCCAAAGCTTGGCGTGGTGCTGAATGCGAGCAATGAGGTGGCGATGGAGAAGTTTTTAAATCAAGAGATCGCTTTTGGTGGGCTTATCAAAACCATTTCTCAAGCCCTAGAATCATACGCTAAAATGCCTTTCAAGCTCTCTAATTTAGACGAAGTGCTAGAACTGGATAAGGAAGTTAGGGATCGTTTTAAAAATTATAGGTAG
- the dapE gene encoding succinyl-diaminopimelate desuccinylase translates to MDALEITQKLISYPTITPKECGIFEYIKSLFPTFKALECGENGVKNLFLYRIFNPPKEHVKKEHAEESVKPLHFCFAGHIDVVPPGDNWQSDPFKPIIKEGFLYGRGAQDMKGGVGAFLSASLNFNPKTPFLLSILLTSDEEGPGIFGTRLMLEKLKEKDLLPHMAIVAEPTCEKVLGDSIKIGRRGSINGKLILKGTQGHVAYPQKCQNPIDTLASVLPLISGVHLDNGDECFDPSKLVITNLHAGLGANNVTPASVEITFNVRHSLKTTKESLKEYLEKVLKNLPHALELESSSSPFITASHSKLTSVLQENILKTCHTTPLLNTKGGTSDARFFSAHGIEVVEFGVINDRIHAIDERVSLKELELLEKVFLGVLEDLSEK, encoded by the coding sequence ATGGACGCTTTAGAAATCACCCAAAAGCTCATCAGCTACCCCACCATTACGCCCAAAGAATGCGGTATTTTTGAATACATTAAATCGCTTTTTCCTACTTTTAAAGCTCTAGAGTGTGGGGAAAATGGCGTGAAAAACCTTTTTTTATACCGCATTTTTAACCCCCCCAAAGAGCATGTAAAAAAAGAGCATGCAGAAGAAAGTGTTAAGCCCTTGCACTTTTGCTTTGCAGGGCATATTGATGTCGTGCCTCCTGGAGATAATTGGCAAAGCGATCCTTTTAAACCTATTATTAAGGAGGGGTTTTTATACGGCCGTGGGGCGCAAGACATGAAGGGGGGCGTGGGGGCGTTTTTGAGCGCGAGTTTAAATTTTAACCCTAAAACCCCTTTTTTGCTTTCTATTTTACTCACGAGCGATGAAGAAGGGCCAGGGATTTTTGGCACTAGGCTTATGTTAGAAAAACTCAAAGAAAAAGATTTGCTGCCCCATATGGCGATTGTGGCTGAACCCACTTGCGAAAAAGTCTTAGGCGATAGCATCAAAATTGGCCGAAGAGGCTCCATTAATGGCAAACTCATTTTAAAAGGCACTCAAGGGCATGTGGCTTACCCGCAAAAATGCCAAAACCCTATTGATACGCTCGCTTCGGTTTTGCCTTTGATTTCAGGAGTTCATTTAGACAATGGCGATGAGTGTTTTGACCCTTCAAAATTAGTCATCACCAACTTGCATGCAGGGTTAGGGGCTAATAATGTAACGCCCGCAAGCGTAGAAATTACCTTTAATGTGCGCCATTCTTTAAAAACCACTAAAGAAAGTTTGAAAGAATATTTAGAAAAGGTTTTGAAAAATTTGCCTCACGCTTTAGAATTAGAGTCAAGCAGTTCGCCTTTCATCACGGCTTCCCATTCAAAGCTTACCAGCGTTTTACAAGAAAATATTTTAAAAACATGCCACACCACCCCCCTTTTAAACACCAAAGGCGGCACGAGCGATGCGCGATTTTTTAGCGCTCATGGCATAGAAGTGGTGGAGTTTGGCGTTATTAATGACAGGATCCATGCCATTGATGAAAGGGTGAGCTTGAAAGAATTAGAGCTTTTAGAAAAAGTGTTTTTAGGGGTTTTAGAGGATTTGAGCGAGAAATGA
- the htpG gene encoding molecular chaperone HtpG codes for MSNQEYTFQTEINQLLDLMIHSLYSNKEIFLRELISNASDALDKLNYLMLTDEKLKGLNTTPSIHLSFDSQKKTLTIKDNGIGMDKSDLIEHLGTIAKSGTKSFLSALSGDKKKDSALIGQFGVGFYSAFMVASKIVVQTKKVTSEQAYAWVSDGKGKFEISECVKEEQGTEITLFLKEEDSHFASRWEIDGIVKKYSEHIPFPIFLTYTDTKFEGEGDHKKEVKEEKCDQINQASALWKMNKSELKDKDYKDFYQSFAHDNSEPLSYIHNKVEGSLEYTTLFYIPSKAPFDLFRVDYKSGVKLYVKRVFITDDDKELLPSYLRFVKGVIDSEDLPLNVSREILQQNKILANIRSASVKKILSEIERLSKDNKNYHKFYEPFGKVLKEGLYGDFENKEKLLELLRFYSKDKEKLISLKEYKENLKENQKSIYYLLGENLDLLKASPILEKYAQKGYDVLLLSDEIDAFVMPGVNEYDKTPFKDASHSESLKELGLEEIHDEVKDQFKDLMKAFEENLKDEIKGVELSNHLTSAVALIGDEQNAMMANFMRQMGQSVPESKKTLELNPNHAILQKLLKCEDKEQLSAFIWLLYDGAKLLEKGALKDAKSFNERLNSVLLKAL; via the coding sequence ATGTCTAACCAAGAATACACCTTTCAAACTGAAATCAACCAGCTTTTGGATTTGATGATCCACTCTTTGTATTCTAATAAAGAGATTTTTTTAAGGGAGTTGATTTCTAACGCAAGCGACGCTTTGGACAAGCTGAATTATTTAATGCTGACCGATGAGAAATTAAAAGGGCTCAATACCACGCCCAGCATTCATTTGAGTTTTGATAGCCAGAAAAAGACCTTAACGATTAAAGATAATGGTATAGGCATGGATAAAAGCGATCTCATCGAGCATCTAGGCACGATCGCTAAATCAGGCACGAAGAGTTTTTTAAGCGCTTTGAGTGGGGATAAGAAAAAAGATAGTGCTTTAATTGGCCAGTTTGGCGTGGGCTTTTATTCGGCGTTTATGGTAGCGAGTAAGATTGTCGTTCAAACCAAAAAAGTTACCAGCGAGCAAGCGTATGCATGGGTGAGCGATGGTAAGGGCAAGTTTGAAATCAGCGAATGCGTCAAAGAGGAACAAGGCACAGAAATCACCCTCTTTTTAAAAGAAGAAGATTCTCATTTTGCGAGCCGTTGGGAGATTGATGGCATTGTTAAAAAGTATTCTGAGCATATCCCTTTCCCTATTTTTCTAACTTACACCGATACGAAATTTGAGGGCGAAGGGGATCATAAAAAAGAAGTTAAAGAAGAAAAATGCGATCAGATCAATCAAGCGAGCGCTTTATGGAAAATGAATAAGAGCGAGTTGAAAGACAAAGATTACAAAGACTTTTACCAATCGTTTGCACATGACAACAGCGAGCCTTTGAGCTATATCCATAATAAAGTGGAAGGCTCTTTAGAATACACGACGCTTTTTTACATCCCTAGCAAGGCGCCCTTTGATTTGTTTAGGGTGGATTATAAAAGCGGGGTCAAACTTTATGTTAAAAGGGTGTTTATCACTGATGATGACAAAGAATTGTTGCCCTCTTATTTGAGGTTTGTTAAAGGCGTGATTGACAGCGAAGATTTGCCCTTGAACGTGAGCCGTGAAATCTTACAGCAAAACAAGATTTTAGCCAATATCCGTTCGGCTTCAGTGAAAAAGATTTTAAGCGAGATTGAACGCTTGAGCAAGGATAACAAGAATTACCATAAATTCTATGAGCCTTTTGGGAAAGTGTTAAAAGAAGGCTTGTATGGGGATTTTGAAAACAAAGAAAAACTTTTAGAATTGTTAAGATTCTATTCTAAAGACAAAGAAAAATTAATTTCTTTGAAAGAATACAAAGAAAATTTAAAAGAAAATCAAAAAAGCATTTATTACCTTTTAGGCGAAAATTTAGACTTACTAAAAGCGTCCCCCATTTTGGAAAAATACGCTCAAAAAGGCTATGACGTTTTGTTATTGAGCGATGAAATTGATGCGTTTGTGATGCCAGGCGTGAATGAATATGATAAAACGCCCTTTAAAGACGCTAGCCATAGCGAGAGTTTGAAAGAGCTTGGTTTGGAAGAAATCCATGATGAGGTAAAAGATCAGTTTAAAGATTTAATGAAAGCGTTTGAAGAAAATCTTAAAGATGAGATTAAAGGCGTAGAGCTTTCTAATCATCTCACTTCAGCGGTGGCTTTAATAGGCGATGAACAAAATGCGATGATGGCTAATTTTATGCGTCAAATGGGCCAAAGCGTGCCTGAAAGCAAGAAAACGCTAGAATTAAACCCTAACCATGCGATTTTGCAAAAACTCTTAAAATGCGAAGATAAAGAGCAGTTGAGCGCTTTTATCTGGTTGCTTTATGATGGGGCGAAGCTTTTAGAAAAAGGGGCTTTGAAAGACGCTAAAAGTTTTAATGAGCGCCTAAATAGCGTGCTGTTGAAAGCGTTGTAG
- a CDS encoding phosphatidate cytidylyltransferase, with the protein MKEELFKEKSRYITGFVLIIVAGLILYADNLLLFWAVLGGIYAVGFSEALRLFQVKASFSLYLILVLSWVAAYFNGRPIECALISAMVMASIIAYQKAHHSEAILPFLYPGVGFFALFGVYKDFGAVAIIWLLVVVVASDVGAFFGGKLLGKTPFTPTSPNKTLEGALIGVVLASVLGSFVGMGKLSGGFLMALFFSFLIALIAVFGDLYESYLKRKAGIKDSGKILPGHGGVLDRLDSMLFGALGLHALLYFLEVWKETAVFLGD; encoded by the coding sequence GTGAAAGAAGAGTTATTTAAAGAAAAATCTCGTTACATTACAGGGTTTGTTTTAATCATTGTGGCGGGCTTGATTTTGTATGCGGACAATTTGTTGTTGTTTTGGGCGGTTTTAGGGGGGATTTATGCGGTAGGGTTTTCTGAAGCGTTAAGATTATTCCAAGTTAAAGCGAGCTTTAGCTTGTATCTCATTTTAGTGTTGTCATGGGTGGCGGCGTATTTTAACGGGCGCCCTATAGAATGCGCTCTTATCAGTGCCATGGTCATGGCTAGCATCATCGCTTATCAAAAAGCGCACCATAGCGAAGCCATTTTACCCTTTTTATACCCGGGCGTTGGGTTTTTTGCGCTTTTTGGGGTTTATAAGGATTTTGGCGCAGTAGCGATCATTTGGCTTTTAGTGGTGGTGGTCGCAAGCGATGTGGGGGCGTTTTTTGGAGGCAAGCTTTTAGGCAAAACCCCTTTTACGCCCACTTCACCGAATAAAACCTTAGAGGGCGCGTTGATTGGCGTTGTTTTGGCGAGCGTTTTAGGATCGTTTGTGGGCATGGGGAAATTGAGCGGAGGTTTTCTTATGGCGCTCTTTTTTAGTTTTTTAATCGCTCTTATAGCGGTGTTTGGGGATTTGTATGAAAGCTATTTGAAAAGAAAGGCTGGGATCAAAGATAGCGGTAAAATTTTACCCGGGCATGGGGGCGTTTTAGACCGGTTGGATTCCATGCTTTTTGGGGCTTTAGGCTTGCATGCGTTGTTGTATTTTTTAGAAGTTTGGAAAGAGACGGCGGTGTTTTTAGGGGATTGA
- the hcpA gene encoding Sel1-like repeat protein HcpA: MPGSVQKTLFGVLCLGALCLRGLMAEPDAKELVNLGIESAKKQDFAQAKTHFEKACELKNGFGCVFLGAFYEEGKGVGKDLKKAIQFYTKGCELNDGYGCRLLGNLYYNGQGVSKDAKKASQYYSKACDLNHAEGCTVLGSLHHYGVGTPKDLRKALDLYEKACDLKDSPGCINAGYMYGVAKNFKEAIVRYSKACELKDGRGCYNLGVMQYNAQGTAKDEKQAVENFKKGCKSGIKEACDALKELKIEL; encoded by the coding sequence ATGCCAGGAAGTGTTCAAAAAACCCTTTTTGGGGTCTTGTGTTTGGGCGCGTTGTGTTTGAGAGGGTTAATGGCAGAGCCAGACGCTAAAGAGCTTGTTAATTTAGGCATAGAGAGTGCGAAGAAGCAAGATTTCGCTCAAGCTAAAACGCATTTTGAAAAAGCGTGTGAGTTAAAAAATGGCTTTGGGTGTGTTTTTTTAGGGGCGTTCTATGAAGAAGGGAAAGGAGTGGGAAAAGACTTGAAAAAAGCCATTCAATTTTACACTAAAGGTTGTGAATTAAATGATGGTTATGGGTGCCGCCTGCTAGGCAATTTATACTATAACGGACAAGGCGTTTCTAAAGACGCCAAAAAAGCCTCACAATACTACTCTAAAGCTTGCGACTTAAACCATGCTGAAGGGTGTACGGTCTTAGGAAGCCTACACCATTATGGCGTAGGCACGCCTAAGGATTTAAGAAAGGCTCTTGATTTGTATGAAAAAGCTTGCGATTTAAAAGACAGCCCCGGGTGCATTAATGCAGGATACATGTATGGTGTAGCAAAGAATTTTAAGGAGGCTATCGTTCGTTATTCTAAAGCATGCGAGTTAAAAGATGGCAGGGGGTGTTATAATTTAGGGGTTATGCAATACAACGCCCAAGGCACAGCAAAGGACGAAAAGCAAGCGGTAGAAAACTTTAAAAAAGGCTGTAAGTCAGGCATCAAAGAAGCATGCGACGCTCTCAAGGAATTGAAAATAGAACTTTAA
- a CDS encoding SLC13 family permease, whose translation MENHSHANTNTDDKSTKIVRLLGLIGGALIALVIYYALNVQMPHIVEEIPKLSSLNYKAMPVVAGVAVLMGIWWMTEAIDLPATALLPLVLFSVFSVDQFAHISSSYASPIIFLFMGGFILALSMQKWNLHTRIALSIILLVGTSPRRLILGFMIATGFLSMWVSNTATAVMMFPVGMSVLQLVAKLVGKENASNAFYQKEEITKVHGGIMSNIVHKGKDITQVIQEKTIIYRTNFSICLMLGIAYAASIGSLGTLIGTPPNALLAGYMKTAFNIEIDFAQWMVFGTPLAFIMLILAWLLLTYAIFPLKIKEIPGGKEVVRLELNKLGRLSQAEISVGVIFILASLGWIFLDTILKSWGIKIDKIDSVIAMGVSVLLFILPANNQGDRLIDWGVAKKLPWDVLLLFGGGLALSVQFSKTGLSLWIGHLVSGFSHLPILFIIVMVTLMVIFLTEITSNTATAAAFLPVIGGVAMGMGYENHQSLLLTIPVALSATCAFMLPVATPPNAIAYGSGYVKITDMIKAGLWLNLVGVVLISAFSYFLVSLIFN comes from the coding sequence ATGGAAAATCATTCGCATGCCAATACGAATACTGATGACAAAAGTACCAAGATCGTGCGCTTGTTGGGGTTAATAGGGGGGGCGTTAATCGCGCTTGTTATCTACTATGCGCTTAATGTTCAAATGCCTCATATTGTAGAAGAAATCCCCAAGCTCAGCTCTTTGAATTATAAGGCGATGCCTGTTGTGGCGGGGGTGGCTGTTTTAATGGGGATATGGTGGATGACTGAAGCCATTGACTTGCCTGCAACCGCGCTTTTACCTTTGGTGCTTTTTAGCGTCTTTAGCGTGGATCAATTCGCTCATATCAGCTCTTCTTACGCATCGCCCATTATCTTTCTTTTTATGGGAGGGTTTATTTTAGCTTTAAGCATGCAAAAATGGAACTTGCACACACGCATCGCTTTAAGCATTATTTTATTAGTGGGCACAAGCCCTAGGAGGTTGATTTTAGGTTTCATGATCGCTACAGGCTTTTTGTCTATGTGGGTGAGCAATACCGCAACGGCGGTGATGATGTTTCCTGTTGGCATGAGCGTTTTGCAATTAGTCGCTAAACTGGTGGGTAAAGAAAACGCCTCTAATGCATTCTATCAAAAAGAAGAAATCACCAAAGTGCATGGGGGCATTATGAGTAATATCGTGCATAAGGGCAAAGATATTACCCAAGTCATTCAAGAAAAGACGATCATTTATCGCACGAATTTCAGTATTTGCTTGATGCTTGGCATCGCTTATGCGGCTTCTATTGGCTCTTTAGGCACTTTGATTGGCACGCCGCCTAACGCTTTATTAGCCGGCTATATGAAAACCGCTTTCAATATTGAAATTGATTTCGCTCAGTGGATGGTGTTTGGGACGCCGTTAGCCTTCATCATGCTCATTTTAGCGTGGCTCTTGCTCACTTATGCGATTTTCCCTTTAAAGATTAAAGAAATTCCAGGGGGTAAGGAAGTCGTTAGATTAGAGTTAAACAAATTAGGCCGTTTGAGTCAAGCGGAAATCTCGGTGGGCGTTATTTTTATCCTAGCGTCTTTAGGGTGGATTTTTTTAGATACGATTTTAAAATCTTGGGGCATTAAAATAGATAAAATTGATTCCGTGATCGCTATGGGGGTTTCTGTGCTTTTATTCATTTTGCCCGCTAACAATCAGGGCGATAGGCTCATTGATTGGGGTGTTGCTAAAAAACTCCCTTGGGATGTGTTGCTTTTATTTGGCGGCGGGTTAGCCTTGAGCGTGCAATTTTCTAAAACTGGGTTGAGTTTGTGGATCGGGCATTTGGTCTCTGGCTTTTCGCATTTACCGATTTTATTCATCATTGTCATGGTAACTTTAATGGTCATTTTCTTAACCGAAATCACTTCTAACACCGCTACTGCTGCCGCATTTTTACCGGTGATTGGGGGAGTGGCGATGGGCATGGGTTATGAAAACCATCAGAGCTTGTTATTGACCATTCCTGTAGCCTTGAGCGCAACTTGCGCGTTCATGCTCCCTGTGGCCACCCCACCCAATGCGATAGCTTATGGCTCTGGGTATGTTAAAATAACGGATATGATTAAAGCTGGTTTGTGGCTTAATTTGGTGGGCGTTGTTTTGATTAGCGCGTTTAGCTATTTTTTGGTTTCGTTAATATTTAATTGA